The Panicum hallii strain FIL2 chromosome 9, PHallii_v3.1, whole genome shotgun sequence genome has a window encoding:
- the LOC112873111 gene encoding uncharacterized protein LOC112873111 produces MQVQHTESGLFLSQQQYMIEILEWAGMSDCKPCATPVDVNPKLPAAGDPVSNPPDFRSLAGALQYLTFTRPDIAYAVQQVCLHMHDPREPHLAALKRILRYVRGTLHLGLSLRPSSQFELVVYSDADWAGCQDTRKSTSGYAVFLGDNLVSWSSKRQNTVSRSSAEAEYCAVANAVAEATWIRHLLSELHSPLRKATLVYCDNVSAIYMSSNPVQHQRTNHVEIDLHFVRE; encoded by the coding sequence ATGCAGGTTCAGCATACCGAGTCTGGTCTCTTCCTATCTCAGCAACAGTACATGATTGAGATACTTGAATGGGCTGGGATGAGTGACTGTAAGCCGTGTGCTACTCCAGTTGATGTGAATCCGAAGCTCCCTGCCGCTGGTGATCCCGTATCCAACCCCCCAGATTTTCGCAGCCTCGCAGGAGCTCTTCAGTATCTTACTTTCACTCGTCCAGATATTGCATATGCTGTTCAGCAAGTATGTCTTCACATGCATGACCCTCGGGAGCCACATTTGGCCGCTCTCAAGCGCATTCTGCGCTATGTCCGTGGCACTCTGCACCTGGGCCTTTCTTTGCGCCCCTCTTCTCAGTTCGAGCTAGTTGTGTACTCGGATGCTGATTGGGCTGGTTGCCAGGATACCCGCAAGTCCACCTCAGGATATGCCGTTTTTCTTGGTGACAACCTCGTCTCATGGTCCTCCAAGCGTCAGAATACGGTCTCCCGCTCTAGTGCTGAGGCTGAGTACTGTGCTGTTGCTAATGCAGTCGCTGAGGCCACTTGGATCCGCCACTTGTTGTCTGAGCTGCATTCTCCTCTGCGCAAGGCCACACTGGTTTATTGTGACAACGTCAGCGCTATTTACATGTCTTCCAACCCCGTCCAGCACCAGCGCACAAATCACGTTGAAATTGACCTGCACTTCGTTCGTGAATGA